Below is a genomic region from Armatimonadota bacterium.
GGGCAGTTCGCCGTTGGCTCAGCCGCTGATCTCGGGGTTGAGCGAGCGCCCCGCCATCAACCGCCGGGGGGCGCTGTTCGTCGTCGTCGGTCGCCAGACGTTCTCGTCAGCCGTCCTCAACGCGATAGACCTACGCAACTCGACTCGCGCCATCTTCGTCGGCGAGCCGACCGGGGGCAAGCCTAACCACTACGGTGAGGTCAGGTCTTTTCGCCTGCCGAACTCGGGCTTCCTGGTGACCTATTCCACGAAGTACTTCGCGCACTCCAAGCAGGACACGCCCTCCTTCATGCCCGACCTCCTCGTCGAGCCCACCTTCGCGGACTACCAGGCCGGGCGAGATCCGCTGCTGGAGACCATCCTGGCGTATCGGGAAGACGCGCGGTAGTACCCGCACGGCCGCGCGGGGGTGAACTGCGGTGCCTGGAGAACCGATCACCGTCATCCATTTCATCCGCCACGGGGAGAACGCCTGGAACCGCGAGGAGGTGTTCCGCGGGCGCGCGGACGTGCCGCTCAATGAGCGCCGTCATGCGCAGGCCCGGACCCTCGCTTCCCAGTCGGTGGCGGCCGCAGCCGCGATGACGACCTCCAGCAGCAGACACGTAGAATGAAAATCGAAAGCATCAATGAAGATTGGGGAACCGTGAAGCAGAGGTGGGAAGCGTGGTGGGAGCAGCAATTGCACGACCGCGTGCTCATCTGTGTGACGGCGCCGCGTGACGGCGCGGTCCAACCTCCGCAGGAGGAAGTCGCTGTCGAGACCCACTGGACCGACAGCGACTACGCGATTCGCACCACGCTGGCTACCGTGCAACGGACGTATTACGGTGGGGATGCATTGCCGGTATTCATGCACGGCTGGTCGGTCGGCCACAGTCTGTGCTTTGGCTGCACGCCCCACTTTGCACGGGACACCGTATGGGTTGATCCCGCGCCCACTGGCGACGACGGGTTCCCGTCGTTGGAGGGATGGCGGCAAAGTCCGTGGTGGGACTGGATGCGTAGGAGCACCCTGTCGGCGGCCCGCGCCAGCCGCGGTAGATATTTCGTGCCTCCCATGTGGGGAAACCAGGCCGGCGATACGCTGGCGATGGTGCGCGGTAGCCAAGAGCTGCTAATGGATATCGCTCTCAATCCCGACTGGGTGAGGTCGGCAATCCAGAGAATGTCCGATATTCTGCTCGAAATCTTCGAGGAGCTGTGGACACTGGTGTCGCCGGACCTGGTCGGTTTGCCGGGATCGGTGAACTACGTCAACACATGGTCTTCGGGCCGCACCATGGGTCTTGACTGCGACATGTCATGCATGATCTCCCCGCAGACATTTGCCGACCTGTTCCTGCCTGCGCTGGTGGAGCACATGCGCACTTTGGACCGCAGGATATACCATCTGGACGGGCCGGGCGCCATCCAGCACCTCGACCTTCTGCTGGAGCTTCCTGAGCTGGAGGCGATCCAGTGGGTGCCGGGCGCGGGCCATGAAGGCGTGCTGCAATGG
It encodes:
- a CDS encoding histidine phosphatase family protein encodes the protein MPGEPITVIHFIRHGENAWNREEVFRGRADVPLNERRHAQARTLASQSVAAAAAMTTSSSRHVE